The Desmonostoc muscorum LEGE 12446 genome includes a region encoding these proteins:
- a CDS encoding filamentous hemagglutinin N-terminal domain-containing protein yields the protein MSNLWGWCQGLGVTIVNAIACSANSAIAQISPDSTLPENSRVREQGNIRIIEGGTLSQDKHNLFHSFKEFSLIKDDIVDFQYVGNVQNIITRVTGKSRSNIDGILKINGTANLFLINPNGIIFGPNASLQIRGSFVASTASSLNFADGTKFSATDPQTTSLLTVSVPNGLQFGATAEAIRNQSQAKNPDGETTNIFGQPVGLQVEPDKTLALIGGNITLEGGNLTANGGQIELGSVASNSLVSLNPTSQGWSFGYKDVQNFQNILLIPGTEGSGIPSQVDASGNSGGSIQLNAKSVELRGDGVRLISQTIGDRHGKDVTINTEKLIIRDGTQINTSTNGKGVGGNLIVNASESVELIGGYSIPNSFVSSGLINETYASADAGDITINTRKLSIQAGAQVSAASTGVRLPPLYNQLQPATGNAGNLTVKATEIELIGMSPTKFPSSLWARTQGSGNAGKVTIDTAKLIIRDGAAINLSSEIPKNVIYLGDASKLGSAGELNITARSILLNEGKLTSNSVLGQGGNISLQVRDLLLMRRNSQISTNAGGNGNGGNINIIAPNGFIVAPLFANSDITANAISGSGGKITITTKNIFGFVRRTGAEVERLDPTGKKDPNNLPTNDITAFSQQNSLLEGTVQINSPDVDPSKGLVQLPVNLVDASQQIVADCGSGTKIARSRFTNTGRGGTIPDPTQPLTADAVLTDWITLNPESQNSAEGMKNRVVVEKQVNTEKLQKVNSVNEPNEIVEAQGWITDVNGNVVLVAQVPTTTPHSSLLTAASCATK from the coding sequence ATGAGTAATCTTTGGGGCTGGTGTCAAGGGCTAGGAGTTACAATAGTTAATGCAATAGCTTGTTCTGCAAACTCTGCTATTGCCCAAATCAGCCCGGATAGTACTCTACCTGAGAATTCTCGTGTTCGAGAACAAGGCAACATCAGAATTATTGAAGGTGGAACCCTATCCCAAGATAAACACAATTTGTTCCACAGTTTTAAAGAATTTTCCCTAATTAAAGATGATATAGTTGATTTTCAATATGTTGGCAATGTTCAGAACATTATTACTCGGGTAACGGGTAAATCTAGGTCTAATATTGATGGCATCCTTAAAATTAACGGGACAGCTAACCTCTTTTTAATTAATCCCAACGGAATTATTTTTGGTCCCAATGCTTCTTTGCAAATTCGCGGTTCATTTGTGGCGAGTACGGCGAGTAGTTTGAACTTTGCCGATGGGACAAAGTTTAGCGCTACAGATCCCCAAACTACATCTCTACTAACAGTAAGTGTTCCCAATGGTTTACAATTCGGAGCAACTGCTGAAGCTATCCGAAATCAATCCCAAGCAAAGAATCCAGATGGCGAAACAACTAATATCTTTGGGCAACCTGTTGGTCTACAAGTCGAGCCAGACAAAACTTTAGCATTGATAGGTGGTAATATCACGCTGGAAGGCGGAAACTTAACTGCAAACGGGGGACAAATTGAGCTAGGAAGCGTTGCTAGCAATAGTCTAGTCAGTCTTAACCCAACGAGCCAAGGTTGGAGTTTCGGATATAAAGATGTCCAGAATTTCCAGAACATCCTACTTATCCCAGGAACAGAAGGTTCTGGTATTCCATCTCAGGTAGATGCTAGCGGCAATAGTGGAGGTAGTATCCAACTAAATGCAAAGTCTGTGGAACTCAGAGGTGACGGTGTACGTTTGATAAGTCAGACTATAGGTGACAGACATGGTAAGGATGTAACCATTAATACGGAGAAATTAATTATTAGGGATGGCACGCAAATAAACACTTCTACAAATGGCAAGGGCGTTGGGGGTAATTTGATTGTAAACGCCTCCGAATCCGTAGAACTTATTGGTGGCTATTCCATACCAAATAGTTTTGTGTCCAGTGGTCTAATTAATGAAACTTATGCTAGCGCGGATGCGGGTGACATAACAATCAACACTAGGAAGTTGAGTATTCAAGCTGGGGCGCAGGTATCAGCAGCATCTACTGGAGTACGTTTACCTCCCCTATATAACCAACTTCAACCAGCAACAGGAAATGCAGGGAATTTAACTGTTAAAGCCACTGAAATCGAGCTAATTGGAATGTCACCAACAAAGTTTCCCAGCAGTTTATGGGCTAGAACTCAAGGTTCGGGAAATGCGGGTAAAGTGACAATCGATACAGCGAAATTGATTATTCGAGATGGGGCTGCAATCAATCTGAGCAGTGAAATTCCGAAAAATGTAATTTATCTGGGGGATGCAAGTAAGTTAGGTTCAGCAGGTGAACTCAATATAACCGCTCGCTCCATCCTGCTCAATGAAGGAAAACTCACATCCAATAGTGTATTAGGTCAAGGCGGGAATATTTCGCTACAGGTGCGGGACTTATTACTGATGCGCCGCAATAGCCAAATATCCACTAACGCCGGGGGTAATGGAAATGGGGGTAATATCAACATCATTGCACCCAATGGTTTCATCGTCGCCCCTCTTTTTGCAAATAGTGATATCACTGCCAATGCCATCTCTGGGTCTGGTGGCAAAATCACAATCACTACTAAAAACATCTTTGGATTTGTGCGGCGCACCGGTGCAGAGGTAGAGAGGCTCGATCCAACAGGGAAAAAAGACCCGAATAATCTGCCAACAAATGACATCACCGCGTTTTCTCAGCAAAACTCTTTATTAGAGGGGACAGTACAAATCAACTCACCAGATGTTGACCCCAGTAAGGGATTAGTGCAATTGCCTGTAAATCTGGTTGATGCTTCCCAGCAAATTGTTGCTGATTGTGGTTCTGGTACAAAAATAGCCAGGAGTAGATTTACTAACACTGGGCGTGGAGGAACAATACCCGATCCCACACAGCCATTGACGGCTGATGCAGTGCTGACAGATTGGATAACACTCAATCCAGAAAGTCAGAATAGTGCTGAGGGTATGAAGAATAGAGTGGTTGTTGAGAAGCAGGTGAACACCGAAAAATTACAGAAAGTGAATTCTGTCAATGAACCTAATGAAATTGTAGAAGCCCAAGGATGGATAACTGATGTCAATGGTAACGTGGTTCTGGTTGCTCAGGTACCGACTACAACGCCCCACAGTTCCTTGCTCACAGCTGCATCTTGCGCTACTAAATAG
- the moaA gene encoding GTP 3',8-cyclase MoaA produces MNQVDYLRISLIDRCNFRCQYCMPEGVELDYILKQQLLSDEELLTLLQEVFIPLGFSRFRLTGGEPLLRPHVVDLVSAIASFPQTQDLSMTTNGFLLASMAQNLYDAGLRRINISLDSLDADTFDQIIGNRGRSRWQQVWQGIQAAYEVGFDPLKLNVVVIPGVNDGEVLDLAALTIDKQWHVRFIEFMPIGNLHLFGDRGWVSSADLRQLIRERWGLTESQVRGAGPADVFQIPGAKGTVGFISQMSECFCDRCNRMRLSADGWLRPCLLNETGQLDLKTALRSGTSTAQLQEQVRRLLAIKPEINFKARDSGTKGTYTRTMSQIGG; encoded by the coding sequence ATGAACCAGGTAGACTACCTCCGCATTAGTTTAATCGATCGCTGCAACTTCCGTTGTCAATACTGTATGCCAGAGGGAGTGGAACTGGACTATATTCTCAAGCAACAGCTGTTGAGTGATGAAGAACTGCTCACCCTCTTACAAGAGGTATTTATTCCTCTTGGTTTTAGCCGCTTTCGTTTGACTGGCGGTGAACCTTTATTACGTCCCCACGTGGTAGATTTGGTAAGCGCGATCGCTTCTTTTCCCCAAACTCAAGACTTGTCAATGACCACCAACGGGTTTTTGCTGGCCTCGATGGCACAAAACCTCTACGATGCAGGTCTACGACGCATTAATATTAGTCTGGATTCTCTCGATGCCGACACTTTTGACCAAATTATCGGTAATCGCGGTCGTTCTCGTTGGCAACAAGTTTGGCAGGGAATTCAAGCTGCCTATGAAGTTGGATTTGATCCACTGAAGCTGAATGTGGTGGTCATTCCTGGGGTTAACGATGGCGAAGTTCTAGATTTAGCTGCCCTGACAATTGACAAACAATGGCATGTGAGATTTATTGAGTTCATGCCCATTGGTAATTTGCATTTATTTGGCGATCGCGGTTGGGTATCTTCAGCCGATTTACGGCAACTCATCCGGGAACGTTGGGGATTGACAGAATCCCAAGTCCGTGGTGCTGGTCCTGCGGATGTGTTCCAAATTCCTGGAGCGAAGGGAACCGTGGGATTTATTAGTCAGATGTCGGAATGTTTTTGCGATCGTTGTAACCGGATGCGCCTGAGTGCTGATGGTTGGCTGCGTCCGTGTTTATTGAATGAAACTGGTCAACTCGACCTGAAAACTGCTCTGCGTTCCGGTACTAGTACTGCTCAATTACAAGAACAGGTGAGGCGTTTACTGGCAATCAAGCCAGAAATCAACTTTAAGGCACGCGACTCTGGTACTAAGGGTACATACACCCGCACTATGTCGCAAATTGGTGGATGA
- the rpsD gene encoding 30S ribosomal protein S4, with the protein MSRYRGPRLRIIRRLGDLPGLTRKSARRAYPPGQHGQNRKKRSEYAIRLEEKQKLRFNYGLTEKQLLRYVRKARRVTGSTGQVLLQLLEMRLDNTVFRLGLAPTIPAARQLVNHGHITVNGRVVNIASYQCRPGEVIAVRDREQSRKLVENNLQYPGLANLPSHLEFDKNKLVGKVNGVIEREWVALQVNELLVVEYYSRQA; encoded by the coding sequence ATGTCCCGATATAGAGGACCACGCCTCAGAATTATACGTCGCTTGGGCGACCTGCCTGGATTAACTCGTAAAAGCGCCAGACGCGCTTATCCGCCAGGTCAGCATGGTCAGAACCGCAAGAAGCGCTCTGAGTATGCTATTCGTCTAGAAGAAAAGCAAAAGCTCCGCTTCAACTACGGTTTAACGGAAAAGCAACTGCTGCGTTATGTGCGGAAAGCCAGACGTGTTACTGGTTCTACCGGACAAGTGTTGCTGCAATTACTAGAAATGCGTTTGGATAACACCGTTTTTCGGTTGGGTCTAGCTCCGACGATTCCAGCGGCTCGCCAACTGGTGAATCACGGTCATATAACTGTTAACGGTCGTGTAGTTAATATTGCCAGCTATCAATGCCGTCCTGGTGAAGTGATTGCTGTCAGAGACCGGGAACAATCACGGAAGTTGGTAGAAAATAACTTGCAATATCCCGGTTTGGCCAACCTCCCCAGTCATTTGGAGTTTGACAAAAATAAGTTGGTTGGTAAAGTCAACGGTGTTATTGAGCGGGAATGGGTGGCACTACAAGTTAACGAACTACTTGTGGTGGAATACTACTCACGACAAGCGTAA
- a CDS encoding beta strand repeat-containing protein, with amino-acid sequence MAEFQVNTYFPDDQVNPTVAMDADGDFVIAWTNNGQNAGIYAQRYNSAGMPQGSEFQVNTSTSDIQGNPTVAMDADGDFVISWTSKDLDGFGYGVYAQRYNNAGEAQGREFQVNTYTDSNQGNSIVAMDADGDFVISWMSYAQDGSGYGIYAQRYNSAGEAQGDEFQVNSSNDDQQYNPTVAMDADGDFVISWTSYNQDGYGNGIYARRYNSAGVAQGSEFQVNTYTDYNQANSTVAMDADGDFVISWQSYGQDGSLYGIYARRYNSAGMAQGSEFKVNNYSDNDQLHAAVAMDDDGDFVISWTSSGQDSSGYGVYARRYNSSGVAVGNEFRVNAYTSSDQSNPTVAIDADGDFVISWQSYGQDGSLYGVYAQLYKNSNLPPTITSGSASALAYIENAATAIDSAITIADTDSPNLSGATISITSGFVPGEDTLAFTNQNGISGSYNSSTGILTLTGSATIANYQTALRSITYTNSTDNPTTTPRTVSFVVSDGIANSATISRNIDITAVNDAPVASATNSALAYSENATTVIDSGITLSDIDSTNLSSATVSITAGFASGQDTLAFTAQNGITGSYNSTTGVLTLTGSSTVANYQTVLRSITYNNSSDNPTTTPRTVSFVVNDGTANSTAVSRNINITAVNDAPVATATNSALAYTENATTAIDSGITVSDTDSSNLASATVSITSGFISGQDTLAFTAQNGITGSYNSSTGVLTLTGSSTVANYQTVLRSITYNNSSDNPTTTPRTVSFVVNDGTANSTAVTRNINITAVNDAPVATATNSALAYTENTTTAIDSAITVSDTDSSNLVSATVSITSGFISGQDTLAFTAQNGITGSYNSSTGVLTLTGSSTVANYQTVLRSITYNNSSDNPTTTPRTVSFLVNDGTANSTAVTRNINITAVNDNPVVANPVADQTATTDTAFNFALPPNAFSDVDSGNLTYTATLEDGNSLPSWLTFNGTTFSGTPTTNNVGNLNIKVIASDGTASIDDVFVLTVTDPNNPAFNTINGTSSADKISGTQIKDFISGLLGNDSLLGLGDNDTLDGGDGNDTLDGGTGNDSLIGGKGNDTYTVDSLSDKITEGLNAGTDLVKSSVNWVLGANLENLTLTGTEAINGTGNSLKNVLTGNTAANLLKGEEGNDKLVGGEGNDTLLGGAGNDTLDGGVGNDSLDGGAGDDTYIVDSPSDTITEGFNAGKDLVKSSVTFVLGDNLENLTLTGTGAINGTGNNLSNIIIGNTGANSLNGVDGNDSLIGGTGNDTLIGGADNDTLDGGAGNDSLDGGAGNDIYTVDSLSDTVTEGFNAGTDLVKSAVNWVLGDNLENLTLTGSKVINGTGNSLNNIITGNSAANTLNGGDGNDSLIGGSGNDTLLGGAGNDSLDGGAGIDSLDGGVGDDTYTVDNLSDTIAEGLNAGTDLVKSSITWVLGNNLENLTLTGSSAINGTGNSVNNIIMGNGGANLLSGEDGNDSLFGGAGIDTLLGGIGDDVLTGGIGKDVLTGGIGRDSLYLTDTRTGGYDTITDFTVGDDTIFISKAEFALSQSVNTTLDSSIFRLGTSATAAGDRFIYNQSTGNLFFDKDGVGGTAQVQIAQLSNQALLTNTNITVIA; translated from the coding sequence ATGGCTGAATTCCAAGTCAATACTTACTTTCCTGACGATCAAGTTAACCCCACAGTAGCAATGGATGCAGATGGGGATTTTGTCATTGCCTGGACTAACAACGGTCAGAACGCGGGGATATATGCTCAACGTTACAACAGTGCTGGGATGCCGCAAGGGAGCGAATTTCAGGTAAATACTTCCACCTCCGACATTCAAGGTAACCCCACAGTAGCAATGGATGCAGATGGGGATTTTGTCATTTCCTGGACTAGCAAGGATCTGGACGGTTTTGGCTATGGCGTATATGCCCAACGCTACAACAATGCTGGGGAGGCACAAGGGAGGGAATTTCAGGTAAATACTTACACCGACAGCAATCAAGGTAACTCCATAGTAGCGATGGATGCAGATGGGGACTTTGTTATTTCCTGGATGAGCTATGCTCAGGACGGTTCTGGGTATGGGATATATGCCCAACGCTACAACAGTGCTGGGGAGGCACAAGGGGACGAATTTCAGGTCAATAGTTCTAACGACGACCAGCAATATAACCCCACAGTAGCGATGGACGCAGATGGGGACTTTGTCATTTCCTGGACTAGCTACAATCAAGACGGGTATGGCAATGGGATATATGCCAGACGCTACAACAGTGCTGGGGTGGCACAAGGGAGCGAATTTCAGGTCAATACTTACACCGACTACAATCAAGCCAACTCCACAGTAGCAATGGATGCAGATGGGGACTTTGTTATTTCCTGGCAAAGCTATGGTCAGGACGGGTCTTTATATGGGATATATGCCCGACGCTACAACAGTGCTGGAATGGCACAAGGTAGTGAATTTAAAGTCAATAACTACAGCGACAACGATCAACTTCACGCCGCAGTAGCAATGGATGATGACGGAGATTTTGTCATTTCTTGGACTAGCTCTGGTCAGGATAGTTCTGGCTATGGCGTATATGCCCGACGCTACAACAGTTCTGGAGTAGCTGTTGGGAACGAATTTAGGGTCAATGCCTACACCAGCAGCGATCAAAGTAACCCCACAGTAGCGATAGATGCAGATGGGGACTTTGTAATTTCCTGGCAAAGCTATGGTCAGGACGGGTCTTTATATGGGGTATATGCCCAACTCTACAAGAACAGTAATCTTCCCCCGACAATTACCTCTGGTTCTGCCTCTGCTTTGGCATACATTGAGAACGCCGCTACAGCGATCGACTCAGCCATCACCATCGCTGATACAGACTCCCCCAACCTCTCTGGTGCGACCATCAGCATTACTAGTGGTTTTGTCCCTGGCGAAGATACCCTCGCCTTCACCAACCAAAATGGGATTAGCGGCAGCTACAACAGCAGCACAGGCATCTTAACCTTAACTGGCAGTGCCACCATTGCGAATTATCAAACTGCACTGCGTTCCATTACTTATACCAACAGCACCGACAACCCCACTACTACACCTCGTACCGTCAGCTTTGTTGTTAGTGATGGGATTGCTAATAGTGCTACTATTAGCCGCAATATTGATATTACGGCGGTAAATGATGCGCCCGTTGCTAGTGCCACCAACTCTGCCTTGGCATACAGTGAGAACGCCACTACAGTCATTGACTCAGGCATCACCCTCAGCGATATAGACTCCACCAACCTTTCTAGTGCCACCGTCAGCATTACCGCTGGTTTCGCCTCTGGTCAAGACACCCTCGCCTTCACCGCTCAAAATGGGATTACGGGCAGCTACAACAGTACCACGGGTGTTTTAACCTTAACTGGCAGTTCCACCGTTGCTAATTATCAAACCGTACTGCGTTCCATTACTTATAACAACAGCAGCGACAACCCCACCACTACACCTCGTACCGTCAGCTTTGTAGTTAATGATGGCACTGCTAATAGTACTGCCGTTAGCCGCAATATTAATATTACAGCGGTGAATGATGCGCCCGTTGCCACTGCCACTAACTCTGCCTTGGCATACACCGAGAACGCCACTACAGCCATCGACTCAGGCATTACCGTCAGTGATACAGACTCCTCCAACCTAGCTAGTGCTACTGTCAGCATTACCAGTGGCTTTATTTCTGGTCAAGACACCCTTGCCTTCACCGCTCAAAATGGGATTACGGGCAGCTACAACAGCAGTACGGGTGTCTTAACCTTAACTGGCAGTTCCACCGTTGCTAATTATCAAACCGTACTGCGTTCCATTACTTATAACAACAGCAGCGACAACCCCACCACTACACCTCGTACCGTCAGCTTTGTTGTCAATGATGGCACTGCTAATAGTACCGCCGTTACCCGCAATATTAATATTACGGCGGTGAATGATGCACCCGTTGCTACTGCCACCAACTCTGCTTTGGCATACACCGAGAACACCACTACAGCCATCGACTCAGCCATCACCGTCAGTGATACAGACTCAAGCAATCTAGTTAGTGCCACCGTCAGCATTACTAGTGGCTTTATTTCTGGTCAAGACACCCTCGCCTTCACCGCTCAAAATGGGATTACGGGCAGCTACAACAGCAGTACGGGTGTCTTAACCTTAACTGGCAGTTCCACCGTTGCTAATTATCAAACCGTACTGCGTTCCATTACTTATAACAACAGCAGCGACAACCCCACCACTACACCTCGTACCGTCAGTTTCCTAGTTAATGATGGCACTGCTAATAGTACTGCCGTTACCCGCAACATCAATATTACAGCGGTGAATGATAACCCAGTTGTTGCCAACCCCGTTGCTGACCAAACAGCGACAACAGACACCGCCTTCAACTTTGCTCTACCACCAAACGCCTTCAGCGATGTGGATAGTGGAAATCTCACCTACACAGCCACCCTGGAAGATGGTAACTCACTTCCTAGTTGGTTGACCTTCAATGGCACTACCTTCAGTGGGACTCCCACAACTAACAACGTTGGTAACCTCAACATCAAAGTTATCGCCAGTGATGGAACAGCATCTATCGATGATGTTTTTGTACTGACAGTGACTGATCCCAATAATCCAGCATTCAATACAATAAATGGCACTTCTTCTGCGGATAAGATATCTGGTACACAGATCAAAGATTTCATCTCCGGATTGCTGGGCAATGATAGCCTCCTAGGACTAGGTGATAATGACACCCTTGATGGGGGTGATGGCAATGATACCTTAGATGGTGGTACAGGAAATGACAGTCTCATTGGTGGTAAAGGCAATGATACTTATACTGTAGACAGCCTCAGCGATAAGATTACTGAAGGTTTAAATGCAGGTACAGATTTAGTCAAGTCTTCTGTCAATTGGGTGTTGGGAGCTAATCTAGAGAACTTGACCTTGACCGGAACAGAGGCAATCAATGGTACTGGTAACAGCTTGAAGAACGTCCTCACGGGAAATACTGCTGCTAACTTGTTGAAAGGAGAAGAAGGCAATGATAAGTTGGTTGGTGGTGAGGGTAATGACACCTTGTTAGGCGGTGCAGGTAATGACACCTTAGATGGTGGAGTCGGTAATGATAGCCTTGATGGTGGAGCAGGGGATGACACTTATATCGTAGATAGTCCCAGCGATACGATTACTGAAGGTTTCAATGCAGGCAAAGATTTAGTCAAGTCTTCTGTAACTTTTGTGTTAGGAGATAACCTGGAAAACTTGACCTTGACAGGAACCGGAGCAATCAATGGTACTGGTAACAACCTAAGTAACATCATCATTGGAAATACTGGTGCTAACAGTTTGAATGGAGTTGATGGCAATGATAGCCTCATTGGTGGCACAGGGAATGACACTTTAATTGGCGGTGCAGATAATGACACCTTAGATGGTGGAGCTGGTAATGATAGTCTTGATGGTGGAGCAGGGAATGACATTTACACCGTAGATAGCCTCAGCGATACGGTTACTGAAGGTTTCAATGCAGGTACAGATTTAGTCAAGTCAGCTGTGAATTGGGTATTGGGAGACAACCTAGAAAACTTGACTTTGACTGGAAGCAAGGTAATCAATGGTACTGGTAACAGCCTCAATAACATCATCACAGGAAATAGTGCTGCTAACACTTTGAATGGAGGTGATGGCAATGATAGCCTCATTGGTGGTTCCGGTAATGACACCTTGTTAGGTGGTGCAGGTAATGACAGCTTGGATGGAGGTGCAGGAATTGACAGTCTCGATGGTGGAGTTGGGGATGACACTTACACCGTAGACAACCTCAGCGATACGATCGCTGAAGGCTTAAATGCAGGTACAGATTTAGTTAAGTCTTCGATAACTTGGGTGTTGGGAAACAACCTGGAAAACTTGACTTTGACTGGAAGCTCAGCAATCAATGGTACTGGCAATAGCGTCAATAACATCATCATGGGAAATGGTGGCGCTAACCTGTTGAGCGGAGAAGATGGTAATGATAGCCTCTTTGGTGGTGCAGGCATTGACACCTTGTTGGGCGGTATAGGTGATGATGTACTGACTGGTGGAATTGGTAAAGATGTGCTGACTGGTGGAATTGGGCGAGATAGTTTATATCTGACTGATACCCGCACTGGTGGCTATGATACTATTACTGATTTTACTGTTGGAGATGATACTATCTTCATTTCCAAAGCGGAATTTGCACTGAGCCAATCTGTGAACACTACGTTGGATTCGAGCATATTCCGACTTGGCACTAGTGCCACAGCAGCAGGCGATCGCTTTATCTATAATCAAAGTACGGGTAACTTATTCTTTGATAAAGATGGAGTTGGTGGTACAGCACAAGTTCAAATCGCCCAGTTATCGAATCAGGCACTGTTGACTAATACAAATATTACTGTGATTGCCTAA
- a CDS encoding TIGR03032 family protein — MLATSTTTAQQENNLIQCDADQGFISWLSQAGGSVAISTYQAGKLALVGWNGQLITMLLRQFAKPMGLAVHGSRLALATHHEVYLLANAPTLAYEYLEDQPGRYDALYLPRMTYFTGDLNIHDLEFGREGLWIVNTRFSCLSALSPDFSFVPRWHPKFISEVVPEDRCHLNGLAMVDGKPKYVTALGTTDTVGGWRPGKANGGVVVEVESNEIIVDGLSMPHSPIWHDGFLWLLNSGAGEVWRIHPESGDKQVVCVLPGFLRGLCCVGYYALVGLCQIRERHIFGGLPITQRFEQLLCGVAVVDLRNGQQVGMLKFTTGCQELYDVQFLAGVQRPMVLNSERKEIRQAFTAPELNYWLRPSAVIPND, encoded by the coding sequence ATGTTAGCCACCTCTACCACTACTGCCCAGCAAGAGAATAACTTAATTCAGTGTGACGCTGACCAGGGATTTATCTCTTGGCTGAGTCAAGCCGGAGGTTCAGTTGCCATCAGCACCTACCAAGCCGGGAAACTAGCACTAGTGGGCTGGAATGGGCAACTAATTACCATGCTGTTACGCCAATTTGCCAAACCAATGGGGTTAGCAGTTCATGGTTCGCGTTTAGCGCTGGCTACCCACCACGAAGTCTATTTATTAGCCAATGCCCCCACATTAGCTTATGAGTATTTAGAAGACCAGCCTGGACGCTACGATGCCCTTTACCTGCCACGGATGACATACTTCACAGGCGACCTCAACATTCATGACCTGGAATTTGGTAGGGAAGGGCTGTGGATTGTCAACACCCGTTTTTCCTGTCTTTCTGCCTTGAGTCCAGACTTTAGCTTTGTCCCGCGCTGGCATCCCAAGTTTATTTCCGAAGTAGTACCAGAAGACCGCTGCCACCTGAATGGTTTAGCGATGGTAGACGGCAAACCTAAGTATGTGACTGCCCTCGGTACGACAGATACCGTCGGAGGATGGCGGCCGGGTAAAGCCAACGGTGGAGTCGTAGTGGAAGTAGAGAGCAATGAAATTATTGTAGATGGATTATCAATGCCCCATTCCCCAATTTGGCATGACGGGTTTTTGTGGCTACTCAACTCTGGTGCAGGGGAAGTATGGCGCATTCATCCAGAATCAGGAGACAAACAGGTAGTCTGTGTACTCCCTGGATTTCTGCGGGGATTGTGCTGCGTGGGGTATTACGCCCTAGTGGGACTATGCCAGATTCGGGAACGGCATATTTTTGGGGGGTTGCCCATTACTCAACGGTTTGAGCAGTTGCTTTGTGGCGTGGCAGTCGTAGATTTGCGAAATGGGCAGCAGGTGGGAATGCTGAAGTTCACCACAGGCTGTCAAGAACTTTATGATGTGCAGTTTCTTGCTGGTGTGCAGCGTCCGATGGTTTTGAATTCGGAACGAAAAGAAATCCGCCAAGCATTTACCGCACCAGAGTTGAACTACTGGCTGCGGCCGAGTGCTGTGATTCCTAATGACTAA
- the hetR gene encoding heterocyst differentiation master regulator HetR: MSNDIDLIKRLDPSAMDQIMLYLAFSAMRTSGHRHGAFLDAAATAAKCAIYMTYLEQGQNLRMTGHLHHLEPKRVKIIVEEVRQALTEGKLLKMLGSQEPRYLIQLPYVWLEKYPWQPGRSRVPGTSLTSEEKRQIEQKLPNNLPDAQLVSSFEFLDLIEFLHKRSQEDLPPEHQMPLSEALGEHIKRRLLYSGTVTRIDSPWGMPFYALTRPFYAPADDQERTYIMVEDTARYFRMMKNWAERRRNAMRLLEELDILPEKMEQAMEELDEVIRAWADKYHQDGGIAVILQTAFGERED, from the coding sequence ATGAGTAACGACATAGATCTGATCAAACGTCTTGACCCCAGTGCGATGGATCAGATCATGCTTTATCTGGCTTTTAGTGCCATGCGGACGAGTGGGCACAGGCATGGGGCATTTTTAGACGCAGCCGCAACAGCAGCCAAGTGTGCAATTTACATGACCTATCTAGAGCAGGGACAAAACCTGCGAATGACAGGACATTTGCATCATTTGGAGCCGAAACGGGTAAAAATTATTGTAGAAGAAGTCAGACAAGCGCTAACAGAGGGCAAACTGCTGAAAATGCTGGGTTCTCAAGAACCTCGTTATCTGATTCAATTGCCTTATGTCTGGTTAGAAAAATATCCTTGGCAACCGGGGCGATCGCGCGTTCCTGGTACGAGTCTGACAAGTGAAGAAAAAAGACAAATAGAGCAAAAACTGCCAAATAATCTACCTGATGCCCAGTTAGTTAGCTCATTTGAGTTTTTGGATTTGATCGAGTTTTTGCACAAGCGATCGCAAGAAGACTTGCCACCCGAACACCAAATGCCTTTGAGTGAAGCCTTGGGTGAGCATATCAAGCGCCGTCTGCTCTACTCAGGTACGGTAACCCGCATTGATTCTCCTTGGGGAATGCCCTTCTACGCTCTGACTCGTCCTTTTTACGCCCCAGCAGACGATCAAGAACGCACTTACATCATGGTAGAAGATACTGCTCGGTACTTCCGCATGATGAAAAACTGGGCAGAACGGCGACGAAATGCCATGCGCTTGTTGGAAGAACTTGATATTCTTCCAGAAAAAATGGAGCAAGCTATGGAAGAATTGGATGAAGTTATTCGTGCTTGGGCAGATAAGTATCACCAAGACGGAGGTATTGCAGTGATTTTACAGACAGCCTTTGGTGAAAGAGAAGACTAG